One window of Amaranthus tricolor cultivar Red isolate AtriRed21 chromosome 11, ASM2621246v1, whole genome shotgun sequence genomic DNA carries:
- the LOC130826853 gene encoding anthranilate synthase alpha subunit 2, chloroplastic-like isoform X1, protein METLTVTPSIRLSPHNHRQLLSSLSFPTVDFSLNSRFYSRARSLSTRCPLKCSAVLSSPSVVNNSTEFVEAAQKGNLIPLFKCIFSDHLTPVLAYRCLVSEDDREAPSFLFEAVEPGVLNSHMGRYSIVGAQPSMEIVAKENSVTVMDHQEGKRTEEFVEDPLTVPRKIMDKWEPHLIDELPDVFCALRCSSGWVGYFSYDTVRYVEKKKIPFSNAPHDDRNLPDVHLGLYDNVIVFDHVEKKVYVIHWVRVDRFKSAEEAYKDGVECLDHLLSKVQDIATPRLLPGSIKLQTRLFGTELKTSNMTSEEYKTAVLQAKEHILAGDIFQIVLSQRFERRTFADPFEVYRALRIVNPSPYMGYLQARGCILVASSPEILTRVKKGKITNRPLAGTIRRGKTPREDVMLENQLLNDQKQCAEHIMLVDLGRNDVGKVSKSGSVKVEKLMNIERYSHVMHISSTVTGKLLDNLTSWDALRAALPVGTVSGAPKVKAMELIDELEVNRRGPYSGGFGGISFNGDMDIALALRTMVFPTATRYDTMYSYKDVDRRREWVAHLQAGAGIVADSDPADEQRECENKAAGLARAIDLAESSFLEKE, encoded by the exons ATGGAGACTCTAACTGTTACTCCGTCAATTCGTCTCTCTCCTCACAATCACCGTCAGCTTTTATCATCTCTTTCGTTTCCGACCGTTGATTTTAGTTTGAATTCGCGGTTTTATTCTCGAGCTCGTTCTCTTTCTACTCGATGTCCTCTCAAATGCTCCGCTGTTTTGTCTTCTCCTTCAGTTg TGAACAATTCGACGGAATTTGTTGAAGCAGCGCAGAAAGGAAATTTAATTCCTTTGTTTAAGTGTATTTTCTCTGATCATTTAACTCCTGTACTTGCCTATCGGTGTTTAGTTTCAGAAGATGATCGTGAAGCGCCTAGTTTTTTGTTTGAAGCTGTTGAACCCGGAGTTCTTAACTCTCATATG GGAAGATATAGTATTGTTGGAGCTCAACCAAGTATGGAAATTGTGGCCAAAGAGAATTCTGTGACAGTGATGGATCATCAAGAAGGGAAGAGGACTGAAGAGTTTGTGGAGGATCCACTTACTGTCCCGAGGAAGATAATGGATAAATGGGAACCACACTTGATTGATGAGCTTCCTGATGTCTTTTGCG CTTTGAGGTGCTCCA GTGGATGGGTTGGTTATTTCTCTTATGACACTGTTCGTTATGtggagaagaagaagatccCTTTTTCAAATGCACCTCATGATGACAGGAATTTACCTGATGTTCATTTAGGCTTGTACGACAATGTGATTGTGTTTGATCATGTGGAGAAG AAAGTATATGTTATACATTGGGTTCGAGTGGATCGTTTTAAGTCCGCAGAGGAGGCTTATAAAGATGGAGTTGAATGCTTAGATCATTTGTTGTCTAAGGTGCAAGATATAGCAAC CCCCAGGCTACTCCCTGGCTCCATCAAATTACAGACCCGCCTCTTTGGTACTGAGTTGAAGACGTCAAATATGACTAGTGAAGAATACAAAACTGCTGTTTTGCAAGCCAAGGAACATATCTTGGCTGGTGACATATTTCAAATTGTATTAAGTCAACGTTTTGAGAGAAGAACATTTGCAGATCCATTTGAAGTTTATAGGGCATTGAGAATTGTTAACCCTAGCCCATATATGGGATATCTACAA GCAAGAGGGTGTATTTTGGTTGCTTCTAGCCCAGAGATCTTGACCCGTGTAAAGAAA GGAAAGATCACTAACAGACCTCTAGCTGGAACTATCAGAAGAGGAAAGACGCCAAGAGAAGATGTCATGCTGGAAAACCAGCTTTTGAATGATCAAAAGCAATGTGCTGAGCATATAATGCTGGTTGATCTGGGGAGGAATGATGTTGGAAAG GTTTCCAAAAGTGGTTCTGTGAAGGTTGAAAAGCTTATGAATATTGAGCGGTATTCGCATGTGATGCATATCAGTTCTACA GTGACAGGGAAGCTGCTCGATAATTTGACAAGTTGGGATGCTTTACGTGCTGCATTACCTGTTGGGACAGTTAGTGGAGCGCCAAAG GTGAAAGCCATGGAGTTGATAGATGAGCTTGAAGTCAATAGACGAGGACCATACAGTGGTGGATTTGGTGGAATCTCTTTCAACGGGGACATGGATATAGCTCTTGCTTTGAGAACTATGGTGTTTCCAACGGCAACGCGATATGATACAATGTATTCGTACAAGGATGTTGATCGAAGAAGAGAATGGGTAGCTCACCTTCAGGCTGGCGCTGGTATTGTTGCTGACAGTGATCCTGCGGATGAACAGAGGGAGTGCGAAAATAAGGCTGCTGGGCTTGCTCGTGCAATTGATCTTGCCGAGTCATCTTTCTTGGAGAAGGAATAA
- the LOC130826853 gene encoding anthranilate synthase alpha subunit 2, chloroplastic-like isoform X2 encodes METLTVTPSIRLSPHNHRQLLSSLSFPTVDFSLNSRFYSRARSLSTRCPLKCSAVLSSPSVVNNSTEFVEAAQKGNLIPLFKCIFSDHLTPVLAYRCLVSEDDREAPSFLFEAVEPGVLNSHMGRYSIVGAQPSMEIVAKENSVTVMDHQEGKRTEEFVEDPLTVPRKIMDKWEPHLIDELPDVFCGGWVGYFSYDTVRYVEKKKIPFSNAPHDDRNLPDVHLGLYDNVIVFDHVEKKVYVIHWVRVDRFKSAEEAYKDGVECLDHLLSKVQDIATPRLLPGSIKLQTRLFGTELKTSNMTSEEYKTAVLQAKEHILAGDIFQIVLSQRFERRTFADPFEVYRALRIVNPSPYMGYLQARGCILVASSPEILTRVKKGKITNRPLAGTIRRGKTPREDVMLENQLLNDQKQCAEHIMLVDLGRNDVGKVSKSGSVKVEKLMNIERYSHVMHISSTVTGKLLDNLTSWDALRAALPVGTVSGAPKVKAMELIDELEVNRRGPYSGGFGGISFNGDMDIALALRTMVFPTATRYDTMYSYKDVDRRREWVAHLQAGAGIVADSDPADEQRECENKAAGLARAIDLAESSFLEKE; translated from the exons ATGGAGACTCTAACTGTTACTCCGTCAATTCGTCTCTCTCCTCACAATCACCGTCAGCTTTTATCATCTCTTTCGTTTCCGACCGTTGATTTTAGTTTGAATTCGCGGTTTTATTCTCGAGCTCGTTCTCTTTCTACTCGATGTCCTCTCAAATGCTCCGCTGTTTTGTCTTCTCCTTCAGTTg TGAACAATTCGACGGAATTTGTTGAAGCAGCGCAGAAAGGAAATTTAATTCCTTTGTTTAAGTGTATTTTCTCTGATCATTTAACTCCTGTACTTGCCTATCGGTGTTTAGTTTCAGAAGATGATCGTGAAGCGCCTAGTTTTTTGTTTGAAGCTGTTGAACCCGGAGTTCTTAACTCTCATATG GGAAGATATAGTATTGTTGGAGCTCAACCAAGTATGGAAATTGTGGCCAAAGAGAATTCTGTGACAGTGATGGATCATCAAGAAGGGAAGAGGACTGAAGAGTTTGTGGAGGATCCACTTACTGTCCCGAGGAAGATAATGGATAAATGGGAACCACACTTGATTGATGAGCTTCCTGATGTCTTTTGCG GTGGATGGGTTGGTTATTTCTCTTATGACACTGTTCGTTATGtggagaagaagaagatccCTTTTTCAAATGCACCTCATGATGACAGGAATTTACCTGATGTTCATTTAGGCTTGTACGACAATGTGATTGTGTTTGATCATGTGGAGAAG AAAGTATATGTTATACATTGGGTTCGAGTGGATCGTTTTAAGTCCGCAGAGGAGGCTTATAAAGATGGAGTTGAATGCTTAGATCATTTGTTGTCTAAGGTGCAAGATATAGCAAC CCCCAGGCTACTCCCTGGCTCCATCAAATTACAGACCCGCCTCTTTGGTACTGAGTTGAAGACGTCAAATATGACTAGTGAAGAATACAAAACTGCTGTTTTGCAAGCCAAGGAACATATCTTGGCTGGTGACATATTTCAAATTGTATTAAGTCAACGTTTTGAGAGAAGAACATTTGCAGATCCATTTGAAGTTTATAGGGCATTGAGAATTGTTAACCCTAGCCCATATATGGGATATCTACAA GCAAGAGGGTGTATTTTGGTTGCTTCTAGCCCAGAGATCTTGACCCGTGTAAAGAAA GGAAAGATCACTAACAGACCTCTAGCTGGAACTATCAGAAGAGGAAAGACGCCAAGAGAAGATGTCATGCTGGAAAACCAGCTTTTGAATGATCAAAAGCAATGTGCTGAGCATATAATGCTGGTTGATCTGGGGAGGAATGATGTTGGAAAG GTTTCCAAAAGTGGTTCTGTGAAGGTTGAAAAGCTTATGAATATTGAGCGGTATTCGCATGTGATGCATATCAGTTCTACA GTGACAGGGAAGCTGCTCGATAATTTGACAAGTTGGGATGCTTTACGTGCTGCATTACCTGTTGGGACAGTTAGTGGAGCGCCAAAG GTGAAAGCCATGGAGTTGATAGATGAGCTTGAAGTCAATAGACGAGGACCATACAGTGGTGGATTTGGTGGAATCTCTTTCAACGGGGACATGGATATAGCTCTTGCTTTGAGAACTATGGTGTTTCCAACGGCAACGCGATATGATACAATGTATTCGTACAAGGATGTTGATCGAAGAAGAGAATGGGTAGCTCACCTTCAGGCTGGCGCTGGTATTGTTGCTGACAGTGATCCTGCGGATGAACAGAGGGAGTGCGAAAATAAGGCTGCTGGGCTTGCTCGTGCAATTGATCTTGCCGAGTCATCTTTCTTGGAGAAGGAATAA